From Magnetococcales bacterium, a single genomic window includes:
- a CDS encoding YggS family pyridoxal phosphate-dependent enzyme yields MVAACERSGRNPREVQLVAVSKVRPARDVNAVVEAGQLLFGENRVQEAREKIPQVAGSGLKWHLIGPLQRNKVKYAVALFDLIQSVDSLELAREIHQKTQRPMPVLIQVNIGREPQKHGLLPEEVEGLAREMAQLSGLQVRGLMAIPPYAPDPEAVRPYFQAITQLADHLAGLGIPEISMAERSMGMSHDYEVAIEEGATLVRVGSALFGPRPPR; encoded by the coding sequence ATGGTCGCTGCCTGTGAGCGCTCAGGACGCAATCCCCGTGAGGTGCAATTGGTAGCGGTTTCCAAGGTGCGTCCGGCACGGGATGTGAATGCAGTCGTGGAAGCCGGGCAACTGCTCTTTGGGGAAAATCGGGTGCAGGAGGCCCGGGAAAAGATTCCCCAGGTGGCGGGCTCTGGCCTAAAGTGGCACCTGATTGGGCCTTTGCAGCGCAACAAAGTCAAATATGCCGTGGCCCTTTTTGACCTGATTCAGAGTGTTGACTCCCTGGAGCTGGCTCGGGAAATCCATCAAAAAACCCAGCGGCCCATGCCGGTGCTGATACAGGTCAATATCGGTCGAGAGCCACAAAAACACGGGCTTTTGCCGGAAGAGGTGGAAGGGCTCGCCCGGGAGATGGCACAACTTTCAGGTCTCCAGGTACGAGGGCTCATGGCCATTCCCCCCTACGCGCCGGACCCAGAGGCGGTGCGGCCCTATTTTCAGGCGATCACTCAGCTTGCCGACCATCTGGCGGGTTTGGGAATTCCTGAAATATCCATGGCGGAGCGCTCCATGGGGATGAGCCACGACTATGAAGTGGCCATCGAAGAAGGAGCCACCCTGGTCCGGGTGGGAAGCGCCCTGTTTGGACCAAGACCTCCTCGTTAG
- a CDS encoding tetratricopeptide repeat protein, producing the protein MDESPMAMTGISRWLLFLALVLSPLAVEAGPAQELKAGAAALKRHQTNEAVTIFTRLINKRGATPAQKAAAYGGRCLARQKIGLTKNDRKVLRKAVIDCTQAIELKASHYQPHRTRGNARLALGEMKSAIRDFTSAVQVDPNDYLSYQGRGMAYARQGEEAKARKDYDTAIRLKPENPWSYFNRGKLHSEYRRYQKAVDDFSEFIRFKPDYEPVFLERGKARMLRGHYQQAIADFYESLRLKPVNNAMAYGFRGMALFLLSRYQEAEEDFRTVLASHPGDLEIRLWLFMSMERRGKSGKSAFTKTALDNPSQGWPDVLISHLMGRVGTDQVVKTAKRTLDIRQRRLREVQASFFLGQKAIIDGSQPQAEKWFNRGVATKKTDAIYFFASKQGLKFLGSGEPKPSLKKPPTQSDAELAQARQSRKSASKPAPAATKETTAATGESRVSSHKSVSSTKSTKAATRQPTAAAKKSKSAAKSATLKAGFAFKVASFREADNAQNAIQQVTRLGFPGFIEKVKVRGHLYQRVWVGPFKREQDAWKARERIRRLPGRYPGRVLYRQAP; encoded by the coding sequence ATGGATGAATCACCAATGGCTATGACCGGCATCTCCCGTTGGTTGCTCTTTTTGGCACTGGTATTATCGCCGCTGGCCGTAGAGGCGGGACCGGCCCAGGAGCTGAAAGCGGGGGCCGCTGCCCTCAAGCGCCATCAAACCAATGAAGCGGTCACCATTTTTACCCGTTTGATCAATAAACGGGGTGCCACCCCTGCCCAGAAGGCGGCGGCTTATGGCGGACGCTGCCTGGCTCGGCAAAAGATCGGCCTCACCAAGAACGACCGCAAGGTGCTGCGCAAAGCGGTGATCGACTGCACCCAGGCCATTGAGCTGAAAGCGAGCCACTATCAACCCCACCGGACCCGGGGTAATGCCCGTCTGGCCCTCGGGGAGATGAAAAGCGCCATTCGGGACTTTACCAGCGCCGTTCAGGTGGACCCCAACGACTATCTTTCCTATCAGGGAAGAGGTATGGCCTATGCCCGCCAGGGAGAGGAGGCCAAGGCCCGCAAGGATTACGATACCGCCATCCGCCTGAAGCCTGAAAACCCCTGGAGCTATTTCAATCGGGGCAAGCTGCACTCCGAATATCGCCGCTATCAAAAAGCAGTCGATGATTTTAGCGAATTTATCCGCTTCAAGCCCGACTATGAGCCGGTTTTTCTGGAACGGGGCAAGGCGCGCATGCTCCGGGGCCACTACCAGCAAGCCATCGCCGATTTTTATGAATCCCTGCGGCTGAAACCCGTCAACAACGCCATGGCCTACGGTTTTAGAGGTATGGCGCTCTTTCTCTTGAGTCGCTACCAGGAGGCGGAGGAGGATTTTCGTACGGTTCTGGCCTCCCACCCGGGGGATCTGGAAATTCGTCTGTGGCTTTTCATGTCCATGGAGCGGCGGGGCAAGTCAGGCAAAAGCGCCTTCACCAAAACCGCTCTGGATAACCCCTCCCAGGGGTGGCCGGATGTGCTGATCAGCCATCTGATGGGGCGGGTGGGGACCGATCAGGTGGTCAAAACCGCCAAGCGTACCCTGGACATTCGTCAGCGGCGACTGCGTGAGGTGCAAGCCAGTTTTTTCCTGGGGCAAAAAGCGATCATCGATGGCAGCCAACCCCAGGCGGAAAAATGGTTTAACAGAGGGGTCGCTACCAAAAAAACCGATGCCATCTATTTTTTCGCCTCCAAACAGGGGCTTAAATTTTTGGGTAGCGGCGAGCCCAAGCCTTCCCTGAAAAAGCCTCCGACGCAATCCGATGCCGAGTTGGCCCAAGCCAGGCAGAGTCGAAAATCCGCTTCCAAGCCAGCCCCGGCAGCGACCAAAGAAACAACAGCAGCCACCGGGGAATCCAGAGTTTCCAGCCACAAGAGCGTATCATCCACCAAGAGCACCAAGGCCGCCACCAGGCAGCCGACTGCTGCGGCTAAAAAGTCCAAATCGGCTGCCAAAAGCGCTACTCTCAAGGCTGGTTTTGCCTTTAAGGTGGCCTCCTTCCGGGAAGCGGATAACGCTCAAAATGCCATCCAGCAGGTCACCCGCCTGGGCTTTCCCGGTTTTATCGAAAAGGTCAAAGTGCGGGGACATCTCTACCAGCGTGTCTGGGTGGGCCCCTTTAAAAGGGAGCAGGATGCCTGGAAGGCCCGAGAGCGGATTCGCAGGCTTCCCGGACGCTATCCCGGTCGTGTTCTCTACCGCCAGGCTCCCTGA
- the chrA gene encoding chromate efflux transporter, with the protein MTNQPEKAPSTNQPSGGAWQVFQAFLQLGLTSFGGPVAHIGYFQEAFVVRRRWLSATAFADLVALSQFLPGPASSQVGIGLGAARAGVPGAIAAWLGFTLPSALLMILFGYGVFLLDANHRIDWLHGLKLASVAVVAQAVWAMAKSLCPDRNRATLALVSAMVVLVLPPIWGQMAAILGGALMGWFLLRRVSAGSEGSDQTGAQSAEGEEGSSGIAPVGILARPRNGAWLLGIFFFLLFGAPLINQWLDWEWLHVGEAFFRSGSLIFGGGHVVLPLLQAELAPHGWITGDLFLAGYGAAQAVPGPLLTFSAYLGVVLQAGPGGMLGGLLALMGIFLPSFLLVLGTLPFWEALRTKKGVRSVFDGINSAVVGLLLAALYDPVFTGAILSGLDLAIALGAFILLVLWKQPVLLVVALTGFVGAW; encoded by the coding sequence ATGACCAACCAGCCGGAAAAAGCCCCTTCCACCAACCAACCTTCGGGTGGTGCGTGGCAGGTGTTTCAAGCCTTTTTGCAGCTGGGTTTGACCTCTTTTGGCGGGCCGGTTGCCCATATCGGCTATTTTCAGGAAGCCTTTGTGGTGCGGCGGCGTTGGCTCAGTGCCACCGCTTTTGCGGATCTGGTCGCCTTGAGCCAGTTTTTGCCGGGGCCTGCCAGCTCCCAGGTGGGGATCGGTCTTGGTGCCGCCCGAGCCGGGGTGCCGGGGGCCATCGCTGCCTGGCTGGGGTTTACCCTCCCTTCCGCACTCCTGATGATCCTCTTTGGTTATGGGGTCTTTCTGCTGGACGCCAACCATCGCATTGACTGGCTCCATGGCTTGAAACTGGCCTCAGTGGCGGTGGTGGCCCAGGCGGTGTGGGCCATGGCCAAATCCCTCTGTCCGGATCGAAACCGGGCGACCCTGGCGCTGGTTTCGGCCATGGTGGTTTTGGTGCTGCCCCCCATCTGGGGTCAGATGGCAGCGATTCTTGGTGGCGCGCTGATGGGGTGGTTTCTTTTGCGGCGTGTGTCCGCAGGGAGTGAAGGGAGCGATCAAACGGGAGCGCAGAGCGCTGAGGGAGAAGAGGGCTCTTCGGGGATTGCTCCGGTGGGGATACTGGCCCGGCCTCGGAATGGTGCGTGGTTGTTGGGGATTTTCTTTTTTTTATTGTTTGGTGCGCCGCTGATCAATCAATGGCTGGATTGGGAGTGGCTGCATGTGGGAGAGGCCTTTTTTCGGTCGGGCTCGTTGATCTTTGGGGGCGGGCATGTGGTGCTGCCCCTGTTGCAGGCTGAATTGGCCCCCCACGGTTGGATCACGGGAGACCTTTTCCTGGCTGGTTATGGTGCTGCCCAGGCAGTGCCGGGTCCGCTGCTCACTTTTTCCGCTTATCTGGGGGTGGTGCTCCAAGCGGGGCCCGGGGGGATGTTGGGGGGGCTGTTGGCGTTGATGGGGATCTTTTTGCCCTCCTTTTTACTGGTGCTGGGAACCCTGCCCTTTTGGGAGGCGTTGCGGACCAAAAAGGGGGTGCGTTCGGTCTTTGACGGCATCAACAGTGCGGTGGTGGGGCTGCTGCTGGCAGCTCTTTACGATCCGGTTTTTACCGGGGCGATTCTTTCAGGACTGGATCTGGCCATTGCCTTGGGGGCGTTCATCCTGCTCGTTCTCTGGAAACAACCCGTTTTGCTGGTGGTGGCACTCACCGGTTTTGTGGGTGCCTGGTAG